One segment of Streptomyces sp. TG1A-8 DNA contains the following:
- a CDS encoding TIGR03960 family B12-binding radical SAM protein: protein MPVESVFPQLEALLPHVQKPIQYVGGELNSTVKDWDECDVRWALMYPDAYEVGLPNQGVMILYEVLNEQEGVLAERTYSVWPDLEALMREHGVPQFTVDSHRPVKAFDVFGLSFSTELGYTNMLTALDLAGIPLESRDRTVDDPIVLAGGHAAFNPEPIADFIDAAVIGDGEQAVLDMTRIVREWKAEGRPGGREEVLLRLARTGGVYIPAFYDVEYLPDGRIARVVPNRSGVPWRVSKHTVMDLDEWPYPKQPLVPLAETVHERMSVEIFRGCTRGCRFCQAGMITRPVRERSITGIGDMVDKGLKATGFEEVGLLSLSSADHSEIGDIAKGLADRYEDDKIGLSLPSTRVDAFNVDLANELTRNGRRSGLTFAPEGGSERMRKVINKMVSEEDLIRTVATAYGNGWRQVKLYFMCGLPTETDEDVLQIADMATGVIQKGREVSGSNDIRCTVSIGGFVPKPHTPFQWAPQLSAEETDARLAKLRDKIRGDKKYGRSIGFRYHDGKPGIVEGLLSRGDRRVGAVIRAVYDDGGRFDGWREHFSYDRWMACADKALAAHGVDVDWYTTRERTYEEVLPWDHLDSGLDKDWLWEDWQDALDETEVEDCRWTPCFDCGVCPQMDTHIQIGPTGRKLLPLTVKNAAPAPAGSGHVH, encoded by the coding sequence ATGCCTGTCGAGTCGGTTTTCCCGCAGCTCGAAGCTCTGCTCCCGCACGTGCAGAAGCCGATCCAGTACGTCGGCGGAGAACTCAACTCCACCGTCAAGGACTGGGACGAGTGCGACGTCCGCTGGGCGCTCATGTACCCGGACGCCTACGAGGTCGGTCTGCCCAACCAGGGCGTCATGATCCTCTACGAGGTCCTCAACGAGCAGGAGGGCGTCCTCGCCGAGCGCACCTACAGCGTGTGGCCGGACCTGGAGGCGCTGATGCGCGAGCACGGCGTCCCGCAGTTCACGGTGGACAGCCACCGCCCGGTCAAGGCCTTCGACGTGTTCGGCCTCAGCTTCTCCACGGAGCTGGGCTACACGAACATGCTCACGGCCCTGGACCTGGCCGGCATCCCGCTGGAGTCGAGGGACCGCACGGTCGACGACCCGATCGTCCTGGCCGGCGGCCACGCGGCCTTCAACCCGGAGCCGATCGCCGACTTCATCGACGCGGCCGTCATCGGCGACGGCGAGCAGGCCGTGCTCGACATGACCCGGATCGTCCGAGAGTGGAAGGCCGAGGGCCGCCCCGGGGGCCGCGAGGAGGTCCTGCTCCGCCTGGCGAGGACGGGCGGGGTCTACATCCCGGCCTTCTACGACGTCGAGTACCTCCCCGACGGCCGCATCGCCCGCGTCGTCCCCAACCGATCGGGCGTCCCGTGGCGCGTGTCCAAGCACACGGTGATGGACCTGGACGAGTGGCCCTACCCGAAGCAGCCCCTCGTCCCCCTCGCCGAGACCGTCCACGAGCGCATGTCGGTCGAGATCTTCCGCGGCTGCACCCGCGGCTGCCGCTTCTGCCAGGCCGGCATGATCACGCGCCCGGTGCGGGAGCGTTCCATCACCGGCATCGGCGACATGGTCGACAAGGGCCTGAAGGCGACCGGGTTCGAAGAGGTCGGCCTGCTCTCCCTGTCCTCCGCGGACCACTCGGAGATCGGCGACATCGCCAAGGGCCTGGCCGACCGCTACGAGGACGACAAGATCGGCCTCTCGCTGCCGTCCACCCGCGTCGACGCCTTCAACGTGGACCTGGCGAACGAGCTGACCCGCAACGGCCGCCGCTCGGGCCTCACCTTCGCCCCCGAGGGCGGCTCGGAGCGCATGCGCAAGGTCATCAACAAGATGGTCTCCGAGGAGGACCTGATCAGGACGGTCGCCACCGCCTACGGCAACGGCTGGCGCCAGGTGAAGCTGTACTTCATGTGCGGCCTGCCCACGGAGACCGACGAGGACGTCCTGCAGATCGCCGACATGGCGACCGGCGTCATCCAGAAGGGCCGCGAGGTCTCCGGCTCGAACGACATCCGCTGCACGGTCTCGATCGGCGGCTTCGTCCCCAAGCCGCACACGCCCTTCCAGTGGGCCCCGCAGCTGTCGGCGGAGGAGACGGACGCCCGGCTGGCCAAGCTCCGCGACAAGATCCGCGGCGACAAGAAGTACGGCCGCTCGATCGGCTTCCGCTACCACGACGGCAAGCCGGGCATCGTGGAGGGCCTGCTGTCGCGGGGCGACCGCCGCGTCGGCGCCGTCATCCGCGCGGTCTACGACGACGGCGGCCGCTTCGACGGCTGGCGTGAGCACTTCTCCTACGACCGCTGGATGGCCTGCGCGGACAAGGCGCTGGCCGCCCACGGCGTCGACGTCGACTGGTACACCACCCGCGAGCGCACCTACGAGGAGGTCCTGCCCTGGGACCACCTCGACTCCGGCCTGGACAAGGACTGGCTCTGGGAGGACTGGCAGGACGCCCTCGACGAGACGGAGGTCGAGGACTGCCGCTGGACCCCGTGCTTCGACTGCGGGGTGTGCCCGCAGATGGACACGCACATCCAGATCGGCCCGACCGGCAGGAAGCTGCTGCCCCTCACGGTCAAGAACGCGGCGCCGGCCCCTGCCGGCAGCGGTCACGTGCACTGA
- a CDS encoding restriction endonuclease: MSRRSAGFVNTWAEAQRQHQRRIEAEQRRRREEARLAEARQRRAVQGHREYRQAEARRRTAELDARVAALQGLLAEGCRAPAFRAASLMRVEDVVPFDPGQLARPVRMPDPRQYQAQGGWTAGRRAQAEAEARARFEHDWYQAQAAEAQRRQHLAAAQRDHDQRVEAHRAEVRRHNTGIEEAVAGVRRGDPALVADYFSAVLHSSAAWPEGFPRRAAAAFDPAARQLVLDWELPGYEVVPEAKSVRYVQSEDQDKETARPVTQRRALYREVLAQSVLLVLHQLFAADEYGVLDSVELNGFVEAPDRATGRQSQIFLAAVLAGRAAFAGLHLEQVDAISCLTDALRGQLAARPDQLASVRPGRRPHDVGGRAAARGGGDEEPDLYAMDPIAFESLVADLFRAMGMQAVTTQRSNDGGVDVDALDPTPIRGGKIVVQVKRYRNTVPPTAVRDLYGTVQDAGANKGVLVTTSKFGPGSHTFARGKPLELISGSELVDLLHRHGLRGRLGRGGRPAPAQPAAPGSAKPADDHNVLGMTWSGAVALDVCALVCRGGRVLGEDHFVFFNNPRTPDGSVCAVPAAAPDKAAVRVSFDGLPRDADRLVLVAAVDPEVNPDADLSGFTDACVRLLDPSMSELGRLDVSDGRRGETALVLGSFRRRASGDWEFVLGGKGYTGGLEELVRDYGIEVE; this comes from the coding sequence ATGAGTCGTCGCTCTGCTGGTTTCGTCAACACGTGGGCCGAGGCGCAGCGCCAGCACCAGCGCCGGATCGAGGCCGAGCAGAGGCGGCGGCGCGAGGAGGCCCGGCTGGCCGAGGCCCGGCAGCGGCGTGCCGTCCAGGGGCACCGGGAGTACCGGCAGGCGGAGGCCCGGCGGCGGACGGCGGAGCTGGACGCGCGGGTCGCGGCCCTGCAGGGGCTCCTGGCCGAGGGGTGCCGGGCGCCGGCGTTCAGGGCGGCGTCCCTGATGCGGGTGGAGGACGTCGTGCCGTTCGATCCCGGTCAGCTCGCCCGGCCCGTGCGCATGCCGGACCCGCGCCAGTACCAGGCGCAGGGCGGCTGGACGGCCGGCCGGCGTGCGCAGGCGGAGGCCGAGGCGCGGGCCCGCTTCGAGCACGACTGGTACCAGGCCCAGGCCGCCGAGGCGCAGCGCCGGCAGCACCTGGCCGCCGCGCAGCGGGACCACGACCAGCGGGTCGAGGCGCACCGGGCCGAGGTGCGGCGGCACAACACCGGCATCGAGGAGGCGGTCGCGGGCGTCCGGCGGGGCGATCCCGCCCTGGTGGCCGACTACTTCTCGGCGGTCCTCCACTCGTCGGCCGCCTGGCCCGAGGGTTTCCCCCGGCGGGCGGCGGCGGCCTTCGACCCGGCGGCGCGGCAGCTGGTCCTGGACTGGGAGCTGCCCGGGTACGAGGTGGTCCCGGAGGCCAAGTCGGTGAGGTACGTGCAGTCCGAGGACCAGGACAAGGAGACGGCGCGGCCCGTGACGCAGCGCCGCGCGCTGTACCGGGAGGTGCTGGCGCAGAGCGTGCTGCTGGTCCTGCACCAGCTCTTCGCGGCGGACGAGTACGGCGTCCTGGACTCGGTGGAGCTCAACGGCTTCGTCGAGGCCCCCGACCGCGCGACGGGCCGGCAGTCGCAGATCTTCCTGGCCGCCGTGCTGGCCGGGCGGGCGGCCTTCGCCGGCCTGCACCTCGAACAGGTGGACGCGATCAGCTGCCTGACGGACGCGCTGCGCGGGCAGCTCGCGGCCCGGCCCGACCAGCTCGCCTCCGTCCGGCCCGGCCGCCGGCCCCACGACGTGGGCGGCCGGGCCGCCGCCCGGGGCGGCGGTGACGAGGAGCCGGACCTGTACGCCATGGATCCGATCGCCTTCGAGTCCCTCGTCGCCGACCTGTTCCGCGCCATGGGGATGCAGGCGGTGACGACGCAGCGCTCGAACGACGGCGGCGTGGACGTCGACGCGCTGGACCCGACGCCCATCCGGGGCGGCAAGATCGTCGTCCAGGTCAAGCGCTACCGCAACACCGTGCCGCCCACCGCGGTGCGCGACCTGTACGGCACGGTGCAGGACGCCGGCGCCAACAAGGGCGTCCTGGTGACCACGTCGAAGTTCGGCCCCGGCTCGCACACCTTCGCCCGCGGCAAGCCGCTCGAGCTGATATCCGGGAGCGAACTCGTCGACCTGCTGCACCGGCACGGGCTCCGCGGACGCCTGGGGCGGGGCGGGCGCCCGGCCCCCGCGCAGCCGGCGGCGCCCGGTTCGGCGAAACCGGCCGATGACCACAACGTGCTGGGCATGACGTGGTCCGGGGCCGTGGCGCTGGACGTCTGCGCGCTCGTCTGCCGGGGCGGCCGGGTACTCGGCGAGGACCACTTCGTGTTCTTCAATAACCCGCGGACCCCGGACGGTTCGGTGTGCGCGGTGCCGGCCGCGGCGCCGGACAAGGCGGCGGTCCGGGTCTCCTTCGACGGGCTGCCGCGGGACGCCGACCGGCTCGTCCTGGTCGCGGCCGTGGACCCGGAGGTGAACCCGGACGCCGATCTCTCCGGCTTCACCGACGCGTGCGTCCGCCTGCTCGACCCGTCGATGAGCGAACTGGGCCGGCTCGACGTCTCCGACGGCCGCCGCGGTGAGACGGCGCTCGTGCTCGGCTCCTTCCGCCGCAGGGCCAGCGGCGACTGGGAGTTCGTGCTGGGCGGGAAGGGGTACACGGGAGGTCTGGAGGAACTGGTCCGGGACTACGGCATCGAGGTCGAATGA
- a CDS encoding TIGR03936 family radical SAM-associated protein: MQRIRLRYTKRGRLRFTSHRDFQRAFERALRRAEVPMAYSAGFTPHPKVSYANAAPTGTGSEAEYLEIALTAPRDPETLRVLLDESLPAGLDVVEAVEARTPGLADRLTASVWELRLDGVDPVDAERAVRAFREAGTVEVQRLTKNGVRTFDARPAVAHLETHGSRADRPTDQPCAILRLVVRHVTPAVRPDDVLSGLRAVADLAPPVPAAVTRLAQGLFDEETGTVTDPLAPDREAAEALTASPVAAATAPVPEGSA; this comes from the coding sequence GTGCAGCGCATCAGACTGCGCTACACCAAACGCGGCCGCCTCCGGTTCACCAGCCACCGTGACTTCCAGCGCGCCTTCGAGCGTGCGCTGCGCCGCGCCGAGGTGCCCATGGCGTACTCGGCGGGGTTCACGCCGCATCCGAAGGTGTCGTACGCCAATGCCGCACCCACCGGCACGGGCAGTGAGGCGGAGTACCTGGAGATCGCGCTCACCGCGCCGCGCGACCCCGAGACCCTGCGCGTCCTCCTCGACGAGTCGCTGCCCGCCGGGCTGGACGTCGTCGAGGCGGTCGAGGCACGGACCCCGGGCCTCGCCGACCGGCTCACGGCCTCCGTCTGGGAGCTGCGGCTGGACGGCGTCGACCCCGTCGACGCCGAGCGCGCGGTGCGGGCCTTCCGCGAGGCCGGCACCGTCGAGGTGCAGCGACTGACCAAGAACGGCGTCCGCACCTTCGACGCCCGCCCCGCGGTCGCCCACCTGGAAACGCACGGTTCGCGGGCTGATAGGCCGACGGACCAGCCCTGTGCGATACTGCGGCTGGTTGTTCGGCACGTGACGCCTGCCGTACGACCCGACGACGTCCTGTCCGGTCTCCGCGCCGTGGCCGACCTGGCGCCGCCGGTCCCCGCAGCGGTGACCAGGCTGGCGCAGGGGCTGTTCGATGAAGAGACCGGCACGGTGACCGACCCGCTCGCGCCCGACCGCGAGGCAGCCGAGGCCCTGACGGCCTCACCGGTTGCCGCCGCGACGGCGCCGGTGCCGGAAGGTTCCGCGTAG